The DNA sequence aatcacttgaagctgggatgtggagtttgcagtgagccaagatcatgccactgcactccagcctgggcaataaaatgagactctgtctcaaaaaaaagagaattaaaaaaaaaaaaagtattacataCATACAAGAAATGAGAATAGAAATCTTGGCAGCAGTTCAtggtttttggtttggttttgttttgcttttttcctacAGCTTTAAGGTTTGAAAGCAGTatatggttgtttttttttaatgcccaaTTATGCTGTGACCATTAAAGATCTCACAGTACACTGACAGAGAATCACTAAATATATTTCATGCTGGTCAGATCAGAAGTGAAATTGTGTTTCATCTAATTCAGGACaccttattttaagaaaaacacaGACAAACTAGAGTCTACCCAAAGGAAGGCAACTTGCTTGCTGAGGGATCTGGAAATATGAAcacaagaaaacaatttttaaaaatagggaaacACAAATCACTGAGAAAACTGTACTTTTAAACAAATGATGCTAGGGTAGTGCTCACTTTGgcagaatatatacaaatggtgCTAAGAGAACCAACTGTTCATTTTactattcttattattttgtcaattttgtttttcacaagcatatatgtaaaacctaaaatccAATCTAATTTGTACTTTTCAAACACTTTTCCAAAACTGAGATAATCCAAATAAACTGTATCACTGGAGAATAGTTTTCTAACTAAACTTTGTATGAATCAGGCCATGAAATCCTTGTATGATAACTATATCAATTCTTACAggattaataatagtaataacagctACCAGTTATTGAGTACTAACTAGATATCACATATTCTACTAAGCATTTTATAGGCATTATCTCACAtaatccacaccaaaaccctcTAAGATAGGCATTATTATATCCTATTATTAAGCAAAATAGCAGACAAAATGTCTTAACCacagaatgaataaattattatgTAATCACACACTGAAATACTGTACAGTaataaggaataaatgaaaactaTGTACATCTACATAGAAGCAGCTCAAAACCCTAAGACTGTGTGAAACACCCAGTTCTCAAAAGAATATGTATCTTATTGATTCCATCTATAGAGTTCAAAACCATACTGAAGAGCAGGAAAATCATTATatatcaaaataagaaataaaaaagatatgactgggaaaggagaaacaaagaacTTCAACAGTATTTAGTAATGTTCTATTTCTCAACCTGGATAGTCAATATACGGGAATTATTATTTACTTGCTGCTATTCTTTACATAAATGATTCATATATACTCTTTCCTACATATGAAATAGTTAATAGAAGGAAAATATGTACTATTAAAATGAAAGTCATTTATATATAAGCTATTATAGCTGTGTACTcaagcatttaaaataaacatttgaaaatagcTGGACTTCATCTAGATTTCAAGATACCACTTTCAAGAGAAAATAACGGTGACATTCAGTCTTCTCTGTTctaaaaaatattgataaaacaAGCAAATCAGTTCTTACTTTTCTAAGaagataaatttttcaaaatatgaacTTGGAATGAATAAAAACTTCACATATCTAGACTGTAAGTATCTAATACTTACATCttaacttttgaaaaattaagatGCCCgcctaggcacagtggcttatgcctgtaatcccaacattttgggaggccaaggcaagaggatcacttgagtccaagcgttcaagaccagcctgggcaatgtagagagaccctgtctctgccaaaaatttaaaaattagccaagcaggGTGGTACACACacgtggtcccagttacttgagaggctgaggtgggaggattccttgagcctaagagttcaaggctgcagtgaactgggattgcactgctgcacttcagcctggccaacagagcaagactgtctcaaaaacaaaaccaaaaaaggctCCTTACACTTTAGCCAAATATTATCAGCAATTCAACTGATGCCCAAGTAAGAGATCCAAATTCCATCACCCATTctttcatatttacttttttcatttccagatttcttttatACCTTGGACAAGTCAGTTGTTCTCCCATGACCAAACAACTCTGCCTTGATCTCTTCTACTTTCCTCCTGTCATCTTCATTTAATTCTGAAATGGAGTATCCACAATCATGTGCTAAATTGAACTTCAGATTCCAGGCTGGAGAGAAAGCATACACTTGAGATAATACAATGCAAAAGTGATAATTTGGCAACAATTGCAAGAACACAGAAGATCATCAATATATGCAATGTAATACCCACCGCAATACTTAGTATGTCTTCTTAACTATGACAACCTATCAGAAATTCTTGACAGAGATCATTTCACCGCAAAGTGTGATTTTCTTAAGCTATGCTCTATAGATAATTCTACAAAAAAGCCACTTTAAATCTGGTATTCAATCATGTTTATCTTAATCCTCCTTCTAATCAAGAGTCCCTTTGCCTCTCCCTTTAGTTCCTGCTACAATTAcaatttataaaagtaataaatacaACTCGGAGggttttttttaagaataaaaaggtGCAAGGAACAGTGTAGGAAGTTAACCTCAAGGGACGATTTCTAGGTAGGCCTAAATTGCTTTTAAATTGCCTCCCAAAATATATTCCCCATATTGTcttacagatttttgtttttaatggaattCTATTAGAAAGTAATGAGATTTGTAAATATTCTCTTTTAAACCTCTAATCCAAGTTTTAGTATAAactacattgattttttttcaaatgtctgaGAACACCACCAAGAGTTTTAttagaaaagggaaagagaaaatatatgtagttttaggacaaaaagcaatttatttatttatttatttatatttatttatttattttttttttttattttttttttgagacggagtctcgctctgtcgcccaggctggagtgcagtggccggatctcagctcattgcaagctccgcctcctgggttgacaccattctcctgcctcagcctcccgagtagctgggactacaggcgcccgccacctcgcccggatagttttttgtatttttttagtagagacggggtttcaccgtgttagccaggatggtctcgatctcctgacctcgtgatccgcccgtcttggcctcccaaagtgctgggattacaggcttgagccaccgcgcccggccaaaaagcAATTTAGAGCACAGCAAATTGGAGGCTTTTTCTGCCTTCACAATAAGGATACTATAATGGGAGGATTAGGGAAACATGATAGCTTTAGGAGCTCAGGAGCCAAGCGACCTCTTTACTCTCTGCCATACATCAGAATCTACTTCTCCTAAAAACAAGAACCTAAATTTAGGCTGGTACTAATACTGTAACTTAACTACATTATTGGTTAAATAGACTTTTTATGGATTGTAAGAAGAAATATAATCACtctaacaattctttttttttcctgatcttgtttttatttttcattggctAGGCACCCTCAAATCATAAATATCtaactttaaacaaattattaagCTATAACGGTTATAAGCCTGAACCTTTTTTCTTACCGTGTGCTCGTACCCGgctttcctcttcctctgcatTTCTGAGTATTTCTTTAGCATGATTCAGTGAGGATTCACATTGCAGAAGGTTTTTCACATGTGCAGCCAGTGAGTCTACACTGCTACCCCCACCATCCTCACTCTCTGACACACCCTCTTCCTCTCTGCTATCTGTTATACTTGTCTTGGGTGAAACATATGGAAAGAAGTTTAGAAGAACATCGGAAACTGATTCCAAAGACTCTGGTAAATTACTGTCCCACGAGCAGGAACCATTTCCATCACTGGCATCACTACTTGAATCACTTTTTATGACAGTCATCATGGGGATAATAATTTTATTCCCAATGGTTCCACTACACCCTTCAGGTTCAGACCTCATTACAGATTTGGCTGCTTGATATTGCCTAAGAGTTTCTTCTAATGCCATACTGACTTTGCTCTCTGCTTCCTGTAGAGGACTTCTTACTGTAGTTGAACTAATAAACTCCCAATTTTCAATGCCTCTCTGGCATTTCAAATTCGTCTGTGTGCCAATATCCTTCTGTATGCACCTGCTGCTTGGGCTTTCCTCTGTGAATGGCTGTCTCTGAAGCAAATCACCATTAGATACATCAGTGGAAGAGGGTTCTTTGAAGCAAACCACCTTCTTAGATTGTATAAATGAAATATCACTAATATCTCTGAAAGGGGCAAGGGGAGCAGGAAAATTGCATCGTTTCAGTGCTATATTTTCTGCCTCCATCAAAAGTGTCCGAATTTCCTTAAGAGTTTTAGAACTATTTTCTGCATCCTGGATTTCTTCAGAGCCAAGATCTCTAAAACCTGCAGATTCTGGTTTATTTATTACAACTCTGTCATCAGCCTGAGAATTTAAAAGCACATTATTTGAGCTAACACTGGAGTCAGAAGAATTCAAATTATCTATCAGCCTTTGGACATGTTCTGAAACAAGCTTGTGATTCTCACCATGTGAGTAAGTACCAGAGGGAACTGTGTGTAATCCAGTAATTTGATCAGCTTGCCCAAGAGCACTTGAGATCTTTAGAGCATCTTCAGTTAGACGTCTATCTGGCGAATCCTTTTGATAGAAAATATCGGGTTTCTCTCGGTGTGAAAAGGAACTAGGAAGAGCTGTTGGTAATACTGTTTTCTGACTAGGTGGTCCAGGAATTGTTGAAATCTTCAGCACATCTTCAGTTACATGTCTACCTGGCAATTCCTGTGGACTGAAAATACTTGATTTCTCTCTGTGAAAATAAGAACTAGAGAGAGGTATTGGTTTTCCAGTATTCACATCAGTTAGTTCAGGGACAGCTGAAATCTTTAGAATACCTTTACTTTGATCTCTATCTGGCAACTGCTGTTGAAATAAAATATCGGGCTTTACTGTTTGAGAATAGGAACTATGAAAAGCTGTCTGGGATGGAGTCTTCTGGTCATTTGGTCCAATCACAGTTGAAATCTTGGGCTTCTCTGTTTGTGAGTAGGAACTAAGGGTAGCTGCTGGAAACTCAGTTTTCTGGTCATCTGGTATGTGCACAGTTGAAATCTTGAGTTTCTCTTTATGTGAATGTGAGTAGGAACTAGACGGTCCTATTGGTATCCCAGTCTTCTGCTCTGCTGGTATAGAAACAGGTGAAACTTTCAGAGCCTCTTCTGTGAGATGACTGTCTGGCAACTCCTGTTGAGAGATAACACTAGGCTTCTCTCTATGTGAGTAGTAACTTAGAGGTACTGTTGGTATCTCAGCCTTCTGGTCACCTTGTCCAGGAACAACAAAAACATTGAAAGTTTCTTCAGTAATATCTGGCAACTCCTGCTGATGAAAAATACTGGGCTTCTCTCTATTTGAGTAGGAACTAGAGGATGCTATTTGTATCCCAGTCTTCTGGTCAGCAGGCCCAGGAACCCCTACTGCTTTCAAAGTTACTTCAGTAAGATCTGGCAACTCCTGCTGATAAGAAATGACAGACTGCTCTCTCTGTGGGTAGGAATTAGAGGACAGGACGTTTATTCCAGTCTTCTGGTCAGCTGGTCCAGGAACTCTTAAAATTTTCAAACCTGCTTCAGTAAAACGTGGCAACTCTTGCTGGTAGGAAATAATGGGCTTCTCTCTGTGTGAGTAGGAAGTAGAGGTTACTGTCGATAACCCACTCTTCTGGTCAGCTGGTCCAGGAACATCTGAAACTTTCAGAGCCTTTTCAGTTAGATGACCATCTGGCAACTCTTGTTGGTAAGAAGTATTAGGCTTCTCTGTATGTGAATAGAAAGAGGAGGTTACAGTAGATAACCCAGTCTTCTGGTCAGCTGGTTGAGGAACAGCTGAAACTTTCAGAGTTTCTTTAGTTAGCTGACTGTCTGGCAGGGCCTGTTGGTAGAAGACAACAGGCTTCTCTCTATGTGAGTATAAACTAGAGGATACTGATGGTGTCTCAGTCTTCTGGGCATCTGGTCCAGGAACAGGTGGAACTTTCAGAGCTTCTTCAGGTAAATGACTGTCTGATAGGGTCTGTTGGTAGAAAATGAAGGCCTTCCCCCTATTTGAGTAGGGAGTAGAATATACTGGTATTGTCTCAGTCTTCTGGTCAACTGGTCCAGGAGCAGCTGAAACTTTCACAACTTCTTTATTTAGAGGACTGTCTAACAGAGCCTGCTGGTAGAAAGTAAGGGGCTTCTCTCCAAGTGCACTGGAACCTAAAGGTCCTGTTGGTATCTCAGTCTTCCTTTCAGTAGGTCCAGAAACAATGGAAACTTTCAGAGCCTCTTCAGGTAGATGACCATCTGCAAAGGCCTGTTTGTAGATAATAATGGGCTTCTCTCCAAGTGAGTAGGAAGTAGAGGTTATGGTTGGTATGCCAGTTGTCTGGTCAGCTGGTCCAGGAGCAGATGAAACTCTGAGAGCCTCTTCAGGTATTTGACTACCTAGCAATGCCGGCTGGTAGAAACTGCCAGGCTTTGCTCTATGTTGCGAGTAGGAAGGAGAGGTTACAGTTGGTGAGCCAGTTGTCTGGTCAACTGGTCCAGGAGCAACTGAAACTTTCAGAGACTCTTCAGGTAGACGACCATCTGGAAAGGCCTGTTTGTAGATAACAATGGGCTTCTCTCCAAATGAGCTGGAAGGAGAGGTTACAGTTGGTGTGCCAATCGTTTGGTCAACTGGTCCAGGAGCAACTGAAACTTTCAAAGCCTCTTCAGGTAGATGACTATGTGGCAAGACCTGTTGGTAGAAAACACCAGGCTTCTCTGTGTGTGAGTAGAAAGTAGAGGGTAAAGTTGGTGTCCCAGTCTTCTGGTCAGCTGGTCCAGGAACTGCTGAAACGTTCTTCGCCTCTTCAGTTAGATGACTACTTGGCAACGACTGTTGGTAGAAAATGCTGGGCTTCTCTCGATGTTGTGAgtaggaagtagaggttgcagttgGTGTGCCAGTTGTCTGGTCAACTGGTTCATAGGCAACTGAAATATTCAGAGCCTCTTCAGTTGGATGATTATCTGGCAAGACCTGTTGGTAGAAAACACCAGGCTTCTCTGTGTGTGAGTAGAAAGTAGACGTTGAAGTTGGTGTCCCAGTCTTCTGGTCAGCTGGTCCAGGAACCACTGAAACTTTCCGTGCCTCTTCAGTTAGATGACTACTTGGCAACAACTGTTGGTAGAAAATGCTGGGCTTCTCTCTATGTTGTGAgtaggaagtagaggttgcagttgGTGTGCCAGTTGTCTGGTCAACTGGTTCATAGGCAACTGAAATTTTCAGAGCCTCTTCAGTTGGATGATTATCTGGCAAGACCTGTTGGTAGAAAACACCAGGCTTCTCTGTGTATGAGTAGAAAGTAGAGGGTAAAGTTGGTATCCCAGTCTTCTGGTCAGCTGGTCCAGGAACCACTGAAACTTTCCGTGCCTCTTCAGTTAGATGACTACTTGGCAACGACTGTTGGTAGAAAATGCTGGGCTTCTCTCGATGTTGTGAgtaggaagtagaggttgcagttgGTGTGCCAGTTGTCTGGTCAACTGGTTCATAGGCAACTGAAATTTTCAGAGCCTCTTCAGTTGGATGATTATCTGGCAAGACCTGTTGGTAGAAAATACCAGGCTTCTCTGTGTGTGAGTAGGAAGTAGAGGTTGGAGTTGGTGTCCCAGTCTTCTGGTCAGCTGGTCCAGGAACAGTtgaacctttctgtgcctcttcAGGTATATGACTACCTGGCAAGGTCTGTTGATAGAAAATACCAGGCTTCTCTCTTTGTGAGTAGAAAGTAGAAAGTACTCCTGGTATCCAAGTCTTCTGGTCACCCAGTCCAGTAACAGCTGAAACTTTCTGAGCCTCTTCAGGTATATGAGTACCTGGCAAGGCCTGTTGGTGGAAAATGCTGGGCTTTTCTCTATATTGTGAGTAGGAAGTTGAGGTTACAGTTGGTGTGCCAGTCCTCTGGTCTGCTGGTCCAGGAGCTACTGAAATTTTCAGAGCCTCTTTAGGCAGATGACTCTCTGGCAAGGTCTGTTGGTAGAAAATACCAGGCTTCTCTCTTTGTGAGTAGAAAGTAGAGGGTACTGCTGGTGTGTCAGTCGTCTGATCAGCTGGTCCAGGGAAGGCTGAAACTTTCAGACTCTCTTCAGGTAGATGACTGTCTGATAACACCTGTGGGTAAAAAACACTAGGCTTCTCCCTCTGTGGGTAAGAACTAGACTGTATTGTTGGTATCTCAGTCTTCTGGTCAGCTGGTCCAGGGCCAGTTGAAACTTTCACAGCCTTTTCAGTTGGATGACTATCTGGCAATTCCTGCTGATAGAAAATACTGGGCTTCTCTCTATGTGAGAAGGAACCTGAAGGTACTGTTGGTGTTGGGACAGTCTTCTCGTCAGTCAGTCCAGGAATAGCAGACATTTTCAGAGATTCTCTAGGTAGATCACTGTCTGGCAACTCTTGCTGGTAGAAAATACTAGATTTCTCGTTATGTGAGTGAGAATTAGAGGACACTGTTGGTGTCCCAGTCTTCTGGGCAGCCAATACAGAAACAGCTGAAACCTTCAgagcttcttcagggaaaagaaaGTCTGGTAGGGTCTGCTGGGAAAAAATAACGGGCTTCTCTCTGTGTGAGTAGAAACTAGATGGTGCTGAGGGTATCCCAGTCTTCTGATCACCGGGTCCAGGAACAACTGATACTTTCAGAGCCTCTTCAGTTAGATGACTATTGGGTAAGGTCTGCTGATAGAAAGCACCAGGCTTTTCTCCAAGTGAAGAGGACACAGAGGAAGTAGAGGTTACAGTTGGTGTCCCCGTCTTTCTGTCAGCTGGTCCAGAAACAGCTGAATTTTTCAGAACCTCTTCGGGTAGTTGGCTGTCCAGCAAGGCCTGTTGGTAGAAAATACGGAGCTTCTCTCTGTGTGAGTATGCATTAGAGGGTACTGTTGGTAGGCCAGTCTTCTGGTCAGCTGGTCCAGCAACAGCTGAAACGTTCAGACCCTCTTCAGGTAGACGACTGTCTGCTAACACCTGTGAGGACAAAATACTAGGCTTTTCTCTCTGTGAGTAAGAACTAGACTGTACTGCTGGTATCTCAGTCTTCTGGTCAGCTAGTCCAGGAGTGAACGAAACTTTAAGAGTCTCTTCAGTTTGATGACTATCTGGGAACTCTTGTTGGTAAAAAATACCAGGCTTCTCTCTATGTGAGTAGGGAGTAGAGAGTACTGTTGCTGTCCCAGTCTTCTGGTCAGCCGGTCCAGACATAGCTGAAACTTTCAGAGCCTGATCAGTTAGATGACCATCTGGCAAGGTCTGTCGATAGAAAAAGAGGAGGTCCTCTCCATGTGAGTGGGATGTAGAGGACACTGTAGGTATTCCAGTTTTCTGCTCCACTGGGCCAGGAGCAGCTGAAACTTTCAAAGGCTCTTCAGTTAAGTTACTCTCTGGTAACTCTTGTTGGTAAAAAATACCAGGCTTCTCTCTATGTGAGTAGGAAGTAGAAGTTAGAGTTGGTATGCCAGTTGTCTCATCAGTTGGTCCAGGAGCAGCTAAAACTTTCAAAGCCTCTTCAGTTAGATGACTGTCTGGCAAGCCCTGCTGGTATAAAATACTGGGCTTCCCCCTGTGTGAGTGGGAACTAGAGAGTACTGTTGGTGTTGCAGTCTTCTGGTAAGCTGGTTCAGGAATAGCTGTGACTTTCAGAGTCTCTTCAGTTAGATGAGTATCTGCTAATGGCCTTTGGTTGAGAGTACTGGTGTGTTGACCAGTAGTAGTTTCTAGAGAACTTACAGTCAACTGAGACAGGTCCTCAAGGGACAAGGATAAATGAGATCCAATGTCTGAATCAACAGGAGTGGTAGTGATGCCTGACTTCAAGTTGGATTGAGTAACTTTAGCTATGCCTCCTTTAGAAGCATCtcctaaagaaaaagagatttgttaatattatataaaattttctattttaaattctatGTGCTGAAAAAACGCAAGCTTTGAGCCTTTAAAAAGCTCCTAGAAATGAATCCTAAAGAA is a window from the Macaca mulatta isolate MMU2019108-1 chromosome 13, T2T-MMU8v2.0, whole genome shotgun sequence genome containing:
- the ALMS1 gene encoding centrosome-associated protein ALMS1 isoform X2 codes for the protein MEPEDLPWPGELEEEEEEEEEKEEEATAAAAAAAAAANLDDVVVVEEVQEEAGRELDSDSHYGHQHLESTDDGEDEEDEEAKAWLQAHPGRILPLPSPPRHRYSEGERTSLEKKTESWHCLPQEMDPSQTLDTSQTRFNVRREDTEVSDFPSLEEGVLTQSENQVKEPNRDLFCSPLLVIQDSFASPDLPLLTCLTQDQEFASDSLFHQSELSFAPLRGIPDKSEDTEWSSRPSEVSEALFQATAEVASDLASSCFSVSQHPLIGSTTVGSQCPFLPSEQGNNEETISSVDELKIPKDCDSYDDLCSYMSWKTRKDTQQPETNLADKDQVSVTSLSDITDENIATERNDHFDAAYSYGQYWKQEASPKQTETYLTKGLQGKAESDVITLDGLNENAVVCSERITELQRKLTRESEYHSSDLRMLRMSPDTVPKAPKHLKAGDASKGGIAKVTQSNLKSGITTTPVDSDIGSHLSLSLEDLSQLTVSSLETTTGQHTSTLNQRPLADTHLTEETLKVTAIPEPAYQKTATPTVLSSSHSHRGKPSILYQQGLPDSHLTEEALKVLAAPGPTDETTGIPTLTSTSYSHREKPGIFYQQELPESNLTEEPLKVSAAPGPVEQKTGIPTVSSTSHSHGEDLLFFYRQTLPDGHLTDQALKVSAMSGPADQKTGTATVLSTPYSHREKPGIFYQQEFPDSHQTEETLKVSFTPGLADQKTEIPAVQSSSYSQREKPSILSSQVLADSRLPEEGLNVSAVAGPADQKTGLPTVPSNAYSHREKLRIFYQQALLDSQLPEEVLKNSAVSGPADRKTGTPTVTSTSSVSSSLGEKPGAFYQQTLPNSHLTEEALKVSVVPGPGDQKTGIPSAPSSFYSHREKPVIFSQQTLPDFLFPEEALKVSAVSVLAAQKTGTPTVSSNSHSHNEKSSIFYQQELPDSDLPRESLKMSAIPGLTDEKTVPTPTVPSGSFSHREKPSIFYQQELPDSHPTEKAVKVSTGPGPADQKTEIPTIQSSSYPQREKPSVFYPQVLSDSHLPEESLKVSAFPGPADQTTDTPAVPSTFYSQREKPGIFYQQTLPESHLPKEALKISVAPGPADQRTGTPTVTSTSYSQYREKPSIFHQQALPGTHIPEEAQKVSAVTGLGDQKTWIPGVLSTFYSQREKPGIFYQQTLPGSHIPEEAQKGSTVPGPADQKTGTPTPTSTSYSHTEKPGIFYQQVLPDNHPTEEALKISVAYEPVDQTTGTPTATSTSYSQHREKPSIFYQQSLPSSHLTEEARKVSVVPGPADQKTGIPTLPSTFYSYTEKPGVFYQQVLPDNHPTEEALKISVAYEPVDQTTGTPTATSTSYSQHREKPSIFYQQLLPSSHLTEEARKVSVVPGPADQKTGTPTSTSTFYSHTEKPGVFYQQVLPDNHPTEEALNISVAYEPVDQTTGTPTATSTSYSQHREKPSIFYQQSLPSSHLTEEAKNVSAVPGPADQKTGTPTLPSTFYSHTEKPGVFYQQVLPHSHLPEEALKVSVAPGPVDQTIGTPTVTSPSSSFGEKPIVIYKQAFPDGRLPEESLKVSVAPGPVDQTTGSPTVTSPSYSQHRAKPGSFYQPALLGSQIPEEALRVSSAPGPADQTTGIPTITSTSYSLGEKPIIIYKQAFADGHLPEEALKVSIVSGPTERKTEIPTGPLGSSALGEKPLTFYQQALLDSPLNKEVVKVSAAPGPVDQKTETIPVYSTPYSNRGKAFIFYQQTLSDSHLPEEALKVPPVPGPDAQKTETPSVSSSLYSHREKPVVFYQQALPDSQLTKETLKVSAVPQPADQKTGLSTVTSSFYSHTEKPNTSYQQELPDGHLTEKALKVSDVPGPADQKSGLSTVTSTSYSHREKPIISYQQELPRFTEAGLKILRVPGPADQKTGINVLSSNSYPQREQSVISYQQELPDLTEVTLKAVGVPGPADQKTGIQIASSSSYSNREKPSIFHQQELPDITEETFNVFVVPGQGDQKAEIPTVPLSYYSHREKPSVISQQELPDSHLTEEALKVSPVSIPAEQKTGIPIGPSSSYSHSHKEKLKISTVHIPDDQKTEFPAATLSSYSQTEKPKISTVIGPNDQKTPSQTAFHSSYSQTVKPDILFQQQLPDRDQSKGILKISAVPELTDVNTGKPIPLSSSYFHREKSSIFSPQELPGRHVTEDVLKISTIPGPPSQKTVLPTALPSSFSHREKPDIFYQKDSPDRRLTEDALKISSALGQADQITGLHTVPSGTYSHGENHKLVSEHVQRLIDNLNSSDSSVSSNNVLLNSQADDRVVINKPESAGFRDLGSEEIQDAENSSKTLKEIRTLLMEAENIALKRCNFPAPLAPFRDISDISFIQSKKVVCFKEPSSTDVSNGDLLQRQPFTEESPSSRCIQKDIGTQTNLKCQRGIENWEFISSTTVRSPLQEAESKVSMALEETLRQYQAAKSVMRSEPEGCSGTIGNKIIIPMMTVIKSDSSSDASDGNGSCSWDSNLPESLESVSDVLLNFFPYVSPKTSITDSREEEGVSESEDGGGSSVDSLAAHVKNLLQCESSLNHAKEILRNAEEEESRVRAHAWNLKFNLAHDCGYSISELNEDDRRKVEEIKAELFGHGRTTDLSKGLQSPRGMGCKPEAVCSHIIIESHEKGCFRTLTSEQPQLDSHSCAFRSAEPSEMTRGRQSPSSCRAKHVNLSASLDQNNSHFKVWNSLQLKSHSPFQNFIPDEFKISKGLRMPFHEKMNPWLSELVEPAFVPPKKVDFHSSTQMPSPEPVKKFTTSITFSSHRHSKCISNSSVVKVGVTEGSQCTGASVGVFNSHFTEEQNPPRDLKQKSSSPSSFKMHSNSPDKEVTILAEGRRQSQKLSVDFEHSCQEEKPLERPDFTGNHSEPSTSANCSNFKEIQISDNHTLISMGRPSSTLGVGRSSSRLGVKEKNVTVTPDLPSCIFLEQRELFEQSKAPHTDDPVRKHHSPSPQHQDYVAPDLPSCIFLEQRELFEQCKAPYVDHQMRENHSPLPQGQDSIASDLPSPISLEQCQSKAPGVDDQMSKHHFPFPQGQDCVVEKNNQHKPKSHISSINVEAKFNNVVSQSAPNQCTLATSASTPPSNRKALSCVRITLCPKTSSKLDSGTLDKRCHSLDAASKARMNSEFNFDLHTVSSRSLEPTSKLLTSKPVVQDQESLGFLGPKSSLDFRVVQPSLPDSNTITQDLKTIPSQNSQIVTSRQIQVNISDFEGHSNPEGTPVSADRLPKKIKTPLSAFSEKLSSDAVTQITTESPEKTLFSSEIFINAEDRGHEITEPGNQKLRKAPVKFASSSSVQQVTFSRGTDGQPLLLPYKPSGSTKMYYVPQLRQIPPSPDSKSDTTVESSHSGSNDAVAPDFPAQVLGTRDDDLSATVNIKHKEGIYSKRVVTKASLPVGEKPLRNENADASVQVLITGDENLSDKKQKEIHSTRAVTEAAQAKEKESLQKDTADSSAAAAAEHSAQVGDPEIKNSPDTKAITQKEEIHRKRTVPEEAWTSNKESLQINIEESECHSEFENTTHSVFRSAKFYIHHPVHLPSDQDICHESLGRSVFMRHSWKDFFQHHPDKQREHICLPLPYQNMDKTKTDYTRIKSLSINVNLGNKGVTDTTKSQARDYPEYSGQINDPKRDQKVTPEQTTQHTVSLNELWNKYRERQRQQRQPELGDRKELSLVDRLDRLAKILQNPITHSLQVSESTHDDSRGERDVKEWSGRQQQRNKLQKKKRFKSLEKSHKNTGELKKTKVLSHHGAGRSNQIKIEQIKFDKYILSKQPGFNYISNTSSDCRPSEESELLTDTATNILSSTTSTVESDILTQTDREVALHERSSSVSTIDTARLIQAFGHERVCLSPRRIKLYSSITNQQRRYLEKRSKHSKKVLNTGHPLVTSEHTRRRRIQVANHVISSDSISSSASSFLSSNSTFCNKQNAHMLNKGIQAGNLEIVNGAKKHTRDVGITFPTPSSSEAKLEEDSDVTSWSEEKHEEKLLFTSYPGDRKLKKNKKNSHEGVSWFVPVENVESGSKKENVPKTWGPGVSWFEPITKTKPWREPLREQNWQGQHLDGRGSLAGPGREDGRDPLKPFVRATLQESLQFHRPDFISSSGERIKRLKLIVQERKLQSMLQSERDVLFNIDRERQGHQNRMRPLPKRVFLAVQKSKPISKKEMIQRSKRIYEQLPEVQKKREEEKRKSEYKSYRLRAQLYKKRVTNQLLGRKVPWD